The Oryza glaberrima chromosome 9, OglaRS2, whole genome shotgun sequence genome includes a window with the following:
- the LOC127783651 gene encoding hypersensitive-induced response protein-like protein 2: protein MGQCLGLVQIDQSTVAIKENFGKFSEVLEPGCHFLPWCIGQQIAGYLSLRVKQLDVRCETKTKDNVFVTVVASVQYRALADKASDAFYKLSNTREQIQSYVFDVIRATVPKLNLDDAFEQKNDIAKAVEDELEKAMSAYGYEIVQTLIIDIEPDVHVKRAMNEINAAARLRVAANEKAEAEKILQIKKAEGEAESKYLAGVGIARQRQAIVDGLRDSVLAFSENVPGTTAKDIMDMVLVTQYFDTMKEIGASSKSTSVFIPHGPGAVKDVAAQIRDGLLQANAERKD, encoded by the exons ATGGGTCAGTGTTTGGGTTTAGTACAGATTGATCAGTCAACTGTAGCCATCAAAGAAAATTTCGGCAAGTTCAGTGAGGTTCTAGAGCCTGGATGCCACTTCTTACCTTGGTGCATAGGACAACAAATTGCTGGTTACCTCTCACTGCGTGTGAAGCAGCTGGATGTCCGCTGCGAAACAAAGACAAAG GACAATGTCTTTGTCACTGTTGTTGCATCTGTGCAATACCGTGCTCTTGCTGACAAGGCATCTGATGCTTTCTACAAACTAAGCAACACCAGGGAACAAATCCAGTCTTATGTCTTTGATG TCATTAGAGCTACTGTTCCAAAGCTGAACTTGGATGATGCATTTGAGCAGAAGAATGATATTGCAAAGGCTGTTGAAGATGAGCTTGAAAAG GCAATGTCTGCATATGGGTATGAGATTGTGCAAACTCTGATCATTGATATTGAGCCTGATGTCCATGTCAAGAGAGCAATGAATGAGATCAACGCAG CTGCTAGATTGAGGGTGGCAGCCAATGAGAAAGCCGAAGCCGAGAAGATCCTACAGATCAAGAAAGCTGAAGGAGAGGCAGAGTCCAAGTACCTGGCTGGTGTCGGTATTGCGAGGCAGCGTCAGGCCATAGTGGATGGGCTCAGAGACAGCGTGCTCGCCTTCTCGGAGAATGTCCCTGGAACCACTGCAAAGGATATCATGGACATGGTTCTTGTTACCCAGTACTTTGACACCATGAAGGAGATTGGGGCCTCCTCCAAGTCCACCTCAGTGTTCATCCCCCATGGCCCTGGAGCAGTCAAGGATGTCGCGGCGCAGATAAGAGATGGCCTCCTCCAGGCCAACGCCGAACGCAAGGACTGA
- the LOC127783652 gene encoding uncharacterized protein LOC127783652 — translation MAPPRKQQQEEEEMVAGGGEAAALRAPADVIARVFSQLDCVDLLSCSLVCRQWYRDSAELREEWRKEYMEAWNQFGLYVKQQPQQPCPTCSSSIRTLRSLCS, via the exons atggcgccgccgcggaagcagcagcaggaggaggaggagatggttgccggcggaggcgaggcggcggcgctgcgggcgCCGGCGGACGTGATCGCGCGGGTGTTCTCGCAGCTGGACTGCGTCGACCTCCTCAGCTGCTCGCTTGTGTGCAG GCAATGGTACCGCGACTCGGCGGAGCTGCGAGAGGAGTGGAGAAAGGAGTACATGGAGGCCTGGAACCAGTTTGGTCTCTACGTcaagcagcagccgcagcagccaTGCCCGACCTGCTCAAGTTCGATAAGAACCCTGCGAAGCTTGTGTTCCTGA